Proteins from one Mycobacterium sp. HUMS_12744610 genomic window:
- a CDS encoding acyl-CoA dehydrogenase family protein, producing the protein MPWDFSTEPEFEKKLDWIREFVREEVEPLEVVFPGCEFLPLNDERRRIVDPLKQQVRDNGLWAPHLGPELGGQGFGAVKLTLINEILGRSPWAPIVFGTQAPDTGNAEIIARFGTREQKDRYLSGLLSGEIFSCFSMTEPQGGSDPRVFTTRAVPDGDGWVITGRKYFSSNASVASFFIVVAITDPDVPVHRGASTFLIPAGTEGLKVEATHHLVGALPHEAGHSLVHYDGVRVPADALLGEPGQGFMILQARLAGGRLHHAMRSIGVAQRAVEMMSRRAKSRFTQGSSLADKQLVQAFVADSYTELMPFRLAVLHAAWLIDTAGEHAARQEIAACKILASQVLKSIGMRAIQVHGALGTTDQLPLVNVLLGGVVLGLADGPTEAHKVNLAKMLLKGYEAEDAEWPSEMLDVRREAARAKYGDLVDR; encoded by the coding sequence ATGCCTTGGGACTTCTCCACCGAGCCGGAGTTCGAGAAGAAACTCGACTGGATCCGCGAGTTCGTGCGCGAGGAGGTCGAACCCCTCGAGGTGGTGTTCCCCGGTTGCGAGTTCCTGCCACTGAACGACGAACGCCGCCGGATCGTCGATCCGCTCAAGCAGCAGGTCCGCGACAACGGCTTGTGGGCACCGCATCTGGGCCCCGAACTGGGCGGGCAGGGATTCGGGGCGGTCAAGCTCACGCTGATCAACGAGATCCTGGGCCGCAGCCCGTGGGCGCCGATCGTGTTCGGCACGCAGGCGCCCGACACCGGCAACGCCGAGATCATCGCCCGCTTCGGCACCCGGGAGCAGAAGGACCGATACCTGTCCGGGCTACTCTCCGGCGAGATCTTCTCGTGCTTCTCGATGACCGAACCGCAGGGCGGCTCCGACCCCCGCGTGTTCACCACCCGCGCCGTGCCCGACGGGGACGGCTGGGTGATCACCGGGCGGAAGTACTTCTCCTCCAACGCATCTGTCGCCTCGTTCTTCATCGTCGTCGCGATCACCGACCCCGACGTCCCGGTCCACCGCGGGGCCTCGACGTTCCTGATCCCGGCCGGCACCGAGGGGCTGAAGGTCGAGGCCACCCACCACCTGGTCGGTGCGCTGCCCCACGAGGCCGGGCATTCCCTGGTGCACTACGACGGGGTGCGGGTGCCCGCCGACGCGTTGCTCGGGGAGCCCGGTCAGGGCTTCATGATCCTGCAGGCGCGGCTGGCCGGTGGGCGGCTGCACCACGCGATGCGCTCGATCGGCGTGGCCCAGCGCGCCGTCGAGATGATGTCGCGGCGCGCGAAAAGCCGTTTCACCCAAGGTAGTTCGCTGGCCGACAAGCAGCTGGTGCAGGCGTTCGTCGCCGACTCCTACACCGAGCTGATGCCCTTCCGGCTGGCCGTGCTGCACGCCGCCTGGCTCATCGACACCGCCGGCGAGCACGCGGCCCGCCAGGAGATCGCCGCCTGCAAGATCCTGGCGTCGCAGGTGCTGAAATCGATCGGCATGCGCGCGATCCAGGTGCACGGCGCGCTGGGCACCACCGACCAGCTGCCGCTGGTCAACGTCCTGCTCGGCGGCGTGGTGCTCGGGCTGGCGGACGGCCCCACCGAGGCCCACAAGGTCAACCTGGCCAAGATGCTGCTCAAGGGGTACGAGGCCGAAGACGCCGAG
- a CDS encoding SDR family NAD(P)-dependent oxidoreductase: MGYADGLFDLTDRVVLITGGSRGLGREMAFAAARCGADVVIASRNMDNCVATAAEIESQTGRTAMPYQVHVGRWDQLDGLVEAAYDRFGKVDTLINNAGMSPLYDKLTDVTEKLFDAVVNLNLKGPFRLSALVGERMVAAGRGSIINVSSTGSLRPNGGIIPYAAAKAGLNAMTEGLAQAFGPTVRVNTLMAGPFLTDVSKAWDLSGDNNFGHLALKRAGDPPEIVGAALFLASDASSFTTGSIVRADGGIP; the protein is encoded by the coding sequence ATGGGTTATGCCGACGGGCTTTTCGACCTCACCGATCGGGTGGTGCTGATCACCGGCGGCAGCCGGGGCCTGGGCCGGGAGATGGCGTTCGCCGCGGCCCGCTGCGGCGCCGACGTGGTGATCGCCAGTCGCAACATGGACAACTGCGTCGCGACCGCCGCGGAGATCGAATCCCAAACCGGCCGCACAGCAATGCCATACCAGGTGCACGTGGGCCGCTGGGATCAGCTCGACGGGCTGGTCGAGGCGGCCTACGACCGGTTCGGCAAGGTCGACACCCTGATCAACAACGCCGGCATGTCGCCGCTCTACGACAAGCTGACCGACGTCACCGAGAAGCTGTTCGACGCGGTGGTCAACCTCAACCTCAAGGGGCCGTTCCGGTTGTCGGCGCTGGTCGGCGAGCGCATGGTGGCGGCCGGGCGCGGCTCGATCATCAACGTCAGCTCCACCGGCTCGCTGCGCCCCAACGGCGGCATCATCCCCTATGCCGCCGCCAAGGCCGGCCTCAACGCGATGACCGAAGGCCTGGCGCAGGCGTTCGGGCCGACCGTCCGCGTGAACACCCTGATGGCCGGCCCGTTTCTCACCGACGTCAGCAAGGCGTGGGATCTGTCCGGCGACAACAACTTCGGCCACCTCGCACTCAAACGCGCCGGCGACCCACCCGAGATCGTCGGCGCCGCGCTGTTCCTGGCCTCCGACGCATCCAGCTTCACCACCGGCTCCATCGTGCGGGCCGACGGCGGAATCCCCTAA